The following is a genomic window from Maniola hyperantus chromosome 15, iAphHyp1.2, whole genome shotgun sequence.
TTGTAACTATAGGTAGTTAAAGGGATCAGCAGATTATGTTGGAGATTGGTGACTTTGGTGTTTAGCACCCGATTTACTTCcttatatttacatttataaatctttaaatattataaagtccTTCTATCAGTAAAAAACCGCTAAGTTAGGAACAGTTTTGCAAATGTAAAAGAAGACAAAGCATTGAGTTTTTATGTTGGATTCTAATATTATGATGTTAATGTAGCCAATAGTGTAAAATTAGAATGACTGATTCAGAAAAGGTGTTTTGCCTACCTAATGAATAATGTCCATTTTCTAGTCTGCTAATAATCTGCTATTGATCGCGTTACTTATTGATAAGATATATGTGTAAAATTACTGAGGTACTATGGCAGATTGGGAACTATTGCTATaactgtattataataattatattaaagtgGAAGATACTGTATATTTAAAGCTATTGACTTAAGAATATAACGACTTAACTGTAAATGTTCACTTTCATTCGACTACAGATAGAAACACCAACGACTTATTTATCGAGTCAAAAACAACAACGAACAACTCCGTGATTTGACTAAGATCACTGCTTGTTCTcgaaaaatctgtataaaaataaCTAGAATAAAAAGTATTGTCCAAAGAAAACAAGTTACCCAGTCGATGGCATAActttaggttagatcgtccaagcatAACTTCGAACTATAAGTCGATGCGAATGTATCTTAGGCTAGATTTTAGATGGTGTCGATTTATTCTCAATAAACGGCTTTCGCGTCCCCGGTCGAGcaaatctaaaattattttaaataattaactattgTGTTCTGGTGGAATCGGCGATTTAATTTTCGGGAACGTCTCCCCAAAATTAAATCACAGATCGATAAACTATTGCATTTtaaatatggatatggataacaaaaataatgtatGTATGGAAATAACTATGTAACAACTGTTATAGTTTAGTTTTACAATatctataattattgtatttataaatataaataatcacGTTTATTGACTCGTCCTGTTTAAAGTAAACCCAAGACTCTCTAGTGTAGATCTACTTGTACGTTTATGCTTCTTCCGCCTTGTGTAATATGCATATCtgttattatctaaatataatatgtatattatataatatacacaGACAATTTATAAAGAAAAGGTTTTGAGGTACACGTCTGTATAAATACTGAGAAAGATAAAAATCTTGCAAATATTATCCTGGTCATGTAGTTACCAGAAacatgtttgtatgtatgtctTTGGTTAATTAGTTGAAGTGTTTAAACGTTTTCACATTATGtgattaggtacataatatattcatcTGATTGAGTCGATCGAAGCATATATCCAACATCTTtgcaaatgtaaaaaaatatgtgcTCCGACATAAATTGGCGACTAGTATATTCGGATAAAGAATCGAATAATGTCTAAACGCAATATAAATGAAATCTTGCAACTACATaggtaatagtaggtaggtatatctatttgtTAATTATGTGTAGCTTATAGCAAATTGAGCAATAATATCTGCACGAATACTATCGGATTTCATAAATGTTTCAAGTAGTTTTACACAGAGAGCTTTTTGGCTATAttaagaataaaaattaaaagatttatcaaagataatacttaatattattggaGGTAATACTTAGATTTAAAAAGCAAGATTGTTTTGTGAATCCGATTTGTGAACCatgttaattttatgtttacCGTATATTGTAAATTCCGTCTTAAATTACGTGATAATGTATTTACAATAAGCCGATACTAATTTTCTTATGGCTACTGATTGTTGTAAAAAATCtgaatacatttttgttttttgataaGTTTTGATCATGCCGAACATTGATGATTTGTATCAAGAATTCTATTGGCAGTTATCATTGGACAAGTTTTGCAAACAAAGTAAAACTGTCTAAATTACAGTATGAAAACAGAAAATGCAGTTGAAGTTGCGACATTACAATAAATTCAGCATCTCTAAAAGAAATTAGTGCTAGCATATACGCATGccagtatttttaaattaacaggtcttcAACGGCAGATTTCGTTTACATATTGTCATTTACTCGTAGTAtcttataatatttacttattgtaGGCTATTGTAATAGTTGTACTGTTACGAAGGCATCCCGTTGTTGATTATTTTGTGCATTACCTACCTTAGTAACACAGTCtgtttattaaacgtatttcattagtaaacttaaaataaattatctgGCTATGAAGCGAAATGAATTAAACGTACAGTTAGTTAAATCAAGACAgtgaaataatttataaaaaagttttctcACTTAATAATCTTACTATTTAGAAATGCAGTATTTTGGTATAcattgcaaaaataataaatgttttttcttGTTTCGCTGTAACATTCTGTTAATTTTAATGGGATTCTTTTAGAAATTTTACCGCTGCGATTACATTCTAACACTTTTTGCCGACACTTCCAAACTTAACGCGAAAGACCCTTATGCCTAATAACAATCACCAACGGCTGTCTCCGAAATGATGTAGTCCGCAGCTGTCTACTGAGATCAAAAATTTagaattacaaaatatttttacgaaTAAAATTGGTGGGAAAACAAtccaaacttttattttaacaaaGCAGTCAACAACAAGCTTTCAAACGGCCGAACCAATGAAATAAGTAATTGCACAGCGAAAACAATAAAGGCAAACactaataaaaacattataGAAAGACTAAGTCCTAAGTTTCACTATTAATAAATCCATTAGtagaatatatataaaaatcctTTCCATTAATGATTTTATCTATTTACTATTTAGTTAATAATATCACGAGGCTTTATTCCCAAATGATGCCACGATCCTTCAATTATGTATTAATCGCTAATTTATAACATATTTACAATTCAAACTACCCGCTTGCTTTTTTTCTTCTAAGCTCCCTAAGGTGATACTATGACGATTCTTATTTCCGAACCGAATTCGTGTCTTACTTTCGGAATTTACAGCCAGTTTCTTTAATTAacattcaaataaaaattaatatataaaaaacaaaatatgtgaGGTATTACAAACATGGAGGTACGCGCGTTGTTACCGGGGATAACCACGTTTAAAAGCAAAAAATGCTCCAAAACTCAGaagaaaataatttgttttacaaattaatttaagCTGAATATAAAAACTTACAATATATTTGGAATTATACCAAATAACCATTAAAACTCATATCACAAAGCAAGAATATGTAACAttccgaaaaataaaataaaaacctacttGAATATACCTAAGCTTAACATTGGaaaaataaatgcgaaattaattaattaatttaaaataaattgcatAAACAAAAACAGCGCGGCTAATTTTGCATTGATTTCGTGTTCGTATTTTGAACTGTTTTAACGTACGAtatgaatttataatatattttatttaaaattacataatatatttttcaatgaTTTTGATAAGATATGGCACAGTTCAATTTAATCAATAATCATTTTTCAGAATGTTTTTATTCTACTCGAAATAAATGCATATTGGCAGAAATTATCcccattttattttctttggctTGTGAAATATCACTGCGTAGAAATACTTTCATTTCTGTATCTTTATTCTTTTATAGATATATGTGATATGTAGGGTTTTATACTTATATGTGTAAATGCAGATtcgctattatatcaaaatgaATTCGTCGATTTCACCCTGAAAAGATATGTACGTCGCAATTTTAGCCAAATGCGGTTCCCAAGCAATTTCctacaatataaataatatatttttacatcTGCAGCCATCTTATGGTCGATCTTAAGACTTttaagaattttgagaatataataataatctaataaaTTTTCAATAACGAGACGTCCGCTACGTTGGTCGACATTTAAATAAGAAACCACTATACACTCATAGAGAGAAATCCGAAAATGGATACagattaaatataattatgttagtGAATACCTAATAACTACGTTAATTTATACAGACGAAACGATTTTTGTCTCACGATTTGAAATCATGCACGTATACGATCGTCGAACAGGGAACTGCTTTTCGAAGACCCGCACATTTCGACTCTCCTGCGCCTCATCGCCTACATCTCCCTCCCTGTAACCCTGTATTCGAGGTCAGCCCCGTAGCATTTCCTCTAGCTCCTACCGTCTCGATTCGTTCGCCAGCTATCTGCACATTCTATGTCAGTTCGGAATATCCTTCAAACCTTAAAATCGCACGAAGACGAACGAAGGCACGGCTACTTATACATTGAtcaaaaaatgttattatttgAAGCCAAAACGCACGTAGAATACATATATTGTTCAATAAGACGTTAACACCTTTGTACTTTCGAAATCAGATTCTCAGAagtcttttattttaatcaacatTAACATTTTTTTCTCTCTTTTATCTAAAAATTTTGGTAATTAACTCCTAAATAATCtgtatttaaatttagattTGGCGATCCgaaaaagttttattaaaaaatattttctttattttaatatttactgtTTAAAATTTGTACGTTTCTCTTTGTACAGTTACCGAATCTAATTTGACACTAGACATTTATCGaaaagtgatttaaaaaaatgtaatctcTTTAGAATACAGTTGGCATTATTTTGGCAGTACTAGACATATTAATACTTTAGTATTGCTCTGAATTACATTGTCGTATTGAACACTGTTTGACCATTTCTACTAAACAACTCTTGTAACCTTCGTAGTGTAGTCACGAAGCGAAGTCCGATCCTCGAAGCGTAACACTAAACGACTTCTATAAGTCGCGTGCGACAATACTGTTCATTTTTAAAACTAACGTCAATATTTTACTACCATTATAATACACAATTAACCATTAGAAATGCGGCAGAGTCCTGCATCGTTTTGGCATCGTCCGTATATTGCACATGTCCGCTCCCTACCGCGTGGCGGAGGGCGCGCGTCGACCGGTTCACGCCATGGTCTGCGGTCATTGCAGGCCCGGCGGCAGCTGCGGCGCGTGCTCGCCCAGCTCGAACAGGTGGTGCGGCGCGGGCTGCAgcgcgctgtgcagcgccgacGTCTTGAGCAGCCGCTTGAGCATGCCGCTGGAGCCGCGGTGCTGCAGGCTCTTGTGCGTCGTCAGCGAGTTCTTGGTGCGGTACCTCCGGTGGCAGAACTCACACACGTACAGCGTGTCCGACTGCTCGTGCTTGTCTTGGAAGTGTCGTTTCAGGGAGTAGTAGCAGGAGAACGTCCGGCGGCAGTACGGACATTCTTGCGGCTCGTTGATTCCGCCGGCCGTGGGCGGGGGCATACGGAGGGGCGGTACAGCTGCAACGGAAAAGGTTTGTGTATAGCTCGACGGCGACCCGCTCGTGAAGCTCGTACTCATTCGTTAGTTGCCAGTACTCGATACAGCTCATGAAAGTAAGTCCGATGCAGATTTAGAATGGTTAGGGTAGGCTCTTATGATACGTATAAGTCTGAATGTATGAGgttatcaaaaaataattataatactaataatatgcACTGTACACATTGACTAACTACACATCAcgagttttatatattatttaaaattttaggaAATTCTCTCAACCACATTGACACAGAAACACGTGATAACAAAAATGATAGAAGCATGCTCCAAGCAACACAACAACGTCAAAACTGCGAAACCCGTAGGGAGGGGGCCTTTGGCTCGGGAGGttcaataataaattttaaaaaataaaaaataaacgaaaaCAAAAGTAACGTAACGGAAAGATAAAAAGGACCCTTAAACCTAATTAATCTATCGAAAGTGAGTTTTGTTAATGATTCATTAGCGGTCAGTTAACCCTAGATTGCTGTCTATAAACAGATTCTAACCTTTGTGAGTGGTGTTAAGTACGGCTGTAGGATGATTGGCCTCGTGAAGGTTCTCTTTGCTAGATGAATTCTGCCGCACGCCGCGCCAACTCCGTCCAAGTAGTCACTAAAAAAACCGGATTTGATCCGTATCCCCGGGCCTGGACTTGTGGTAGGTGTATATGTGGGTCATGAGCGAGTTCCTCGAGCAGTACACTCGTTCGCAAATCGTGCACTTGTACTCCTCTTGTCTCTCCGCGTGCTTGTCAGCGATGTGCCGTTTCAAAGACGCCTTTGAGCACAGTACTTTCGCGCATAGCGTGCAGGAGAATAATTTTTTACCTGAAaacaaattgaaaaaacaaaacaaatatggGGTTGGTCCCCGAACccggtaaaataaaataacacctAGCTGTTATTTGTTCTAAATTGtgaatttcattttaaaaataaaaacattggaAAAACAAGGAGTGAAAAAGTGAttgaaaatattgataaaataaacagtaaaattaagaaaaaaataaatataaatgattGCGAAGCTACAGTGGCCAATGAAGTGTTAGAACAAACACATGCAGGTGGCGGGAAGTAAAGTGTTCGTAACGGAAACAGAGACAAGCGGCTCAACGCAAGGAACGAGTGCACTACAACTCATCACTACACGTGGAAGCTGTGAACCACAAACTTGCGTACCGGTGTGAGGTCTTCAATAAAACTAACGGCAGTCATTTtgtatatttgtttttattaaaaacgccATTATCATCAATATTAGGATTTATGAAGTTCGGTTTAACGATTACAATTACATTTTATGAGTAGTTATGTCAAGGTTTAAAAGTAAGGAGAAAATAACTATTTGTAATATAATAAGtgatttgaaattattttaataataataattatttaagtcaTAAAACTATCGAGTCGTGCAGCCCATTAATCAGGCGGTGGTCTTCAAATATTGTCTTTTCGCCAATTTCTTCTAATAGCGTTTAAATGGAAGACGAACATAAAGTAACAATTTTTGGCACCATAACATTGTGCAGTGTAATGGGCTGCATTACATAGATGCCAATTATCAACAAAAACACTAAGATCCAAGGAcagtatattaataatttaagaagaaaaaaataaaatttcaatacaataaccaataaattaatttagattccttataaaataagtaaaaatgcCAACAAGAAGTATAAGAACACATCGAATAAGGTCGCCACGCCTGAACGTGCGGTAAGAAAAAAATACCTTAACACGTTAGAAAGATAAAAAACTTAAACAGGTCACAGAAACAGTCTTAAACTTGCTAAGATCCTAACTAATGTAGTTTTGACAGGGATGTGTTCTGCTTCTTAGAACACGGTGTAGTATCGCCCTTAAAAACCCATAGACCACATGATCTCCTGAGATCCCCAAAACTTAGCTACTACGATAATACAAGCTAAAAAACAAAGATCCTCGAATCACAAGAAATTTTGAATTAATACCGAACCGAAACGAATCACGCTTctgacttattttttttataaaaattatcaattttAGTAAATAATTGTACATTTTACTCTAGAGAATATGCCTAATAGTGTACAATTGAAATGCGTACTTAGTCTAATCAGTCTATAGCGTTTATTAATTTTGGcataattttgaataatttgTCCTAAATAAAATTCACAAGATCTTTAGTCTAGTACTACGTCGACATAGCCAAATTAACTGCCTCTTTCAGCAGCACATCCCTGTAGTCGTAAATTAAACATGTAGATGCTATTACCGCTATGAATTCAGATAAATCTTATATCTATAGTCAACTAACTTAATTCCCAAACCCAAATtaacaataaaaactattaCTAAATTACTACACAAAAACAACAATCCTACGTCTTACGTTCAGAAGTTTGCAATTTGGTTgcaaaataaaacttaacattttttactttttcaccGTGCACGGAATGTTgcgaaattttaaaacaatttagtTTCCATTTTTGACTATCCCATTTTCCCCCTAATATTTTACTAGCACGAACATCGTTCCAATTTAGCACCAAATCTCTAGTCTTCCAATTATTTAAAAGTATCGTAATAAAGCttattaaataactaaacaaatcGTAATGGCTAAGCGTTTATGCAATAGTAATAACAACGTAACCTTATAACGTATAGTATTAAAATTTACTTTAGGAAGCCTCTCATACTTGTTATTTAAAATAGCGACACCTCAAAGGTGCTGAGTGTTCCGAACACTACTCCTAAAATTTAGAAGTTTACGCAAAATATGTCTTTCCAAATCgaaaacaataattatgtaAAGCAGGCActaatataattacttaatgtgtataatgttacaataaattatatgtTTACATTTACACTTAGATAAGATTTCCTTATTgctattaaaatgaaatataacATTGATTTAGCGATCCAACGCTGAAAATAGTGATGTTTATTGAACTAGAAAAAGTACATTGACGTTAAATTATAAGAATTGTGTACAACGTGTATGTCTAGATCCAGATAAAAGTTTGCCGATTGTTAAATGTAATTCTAGCACATTTATTGCCTACGACTTAAAGAAGCTGACACAAAAATTCAGACAACAAAGTACACTAACAGGAACCCAGTCATACCCAAAACGGACTATAATGAGTACAAAATgagtcctcacgcgccatttcaactttatgtgtcaactgtcatgtcaaaagtacgatttcagtccttattttaaaggtgaaccgtacttttgacatgagagTTGacacacagagttaaaatggcgcgtgagaactcgtTTTGTACGGACTAAACACCAAATTGACAGAGCTAAGACTCGCATTGGGCCTTTTCAAAGTGCTTACGAAAAAATATAGCTTGGAGCTTTAGTCATGACactttagtttaaagttttgaGTACAACTGTATTGGTTCCACTTTTTACTCACGAGATTACGTCTATATAATCGATAGTTTATAGgtgactagctaatgcccggcaTAAGTTGCAATGCAACTCGCGTGTTACGTTAAATGTACTGTCTCAGAAAACTTCACGCAACTTCAAGAACAAAAGTTTAAACTCAATCTAATGAATGATACGCTAACGCATAGGtaacgacagacagacgaataaatattaatttttatataatataaagttttGCCTTTTTAGCCAGCTTTGTTTCTGTCGCTTGTATAGTCGCACTCGTGATGACTTTAACTATGTTGACAAAATGTTGACATCAATATCTACACTGAAACTGTCTATTATACACTGATATGGTTATTTAGGAAATCACACGTTCATAAACAGCTGCTCTGAATCTAGACCGCAATACAAAAACCGTCTAAAAACTTGTCGCCtatatataaacaaaaaaaaaatagttttatgacTACGCAATTATGGCAAGCAGaaaaatttcattattaaaaaattcaCACTGTTGAAATTTAGGAACATTAACACTGAGAATTATTAAGATTTAAtagtaattacctattaagtatttaattttatcaataatGTGTTGTTTGATTAGTTTACTCCAACGTAATAATAACCCTAACTCAGTATaaaatgaatataataattattaaagtttaaaatgataaaaaaacatGTCGAAAAGAAAtgaataacaacaaaataataagaaaCGAACACAAGGTAGTGATAAAACTTACGATTGAAAACTAAAATC
Proteins encoded in this region:
- the LOC117988992 gene encoding broad-complex core protein-like, with amino-acid sequence MPPPTAGGINEPQECPYCRRTFSCYYSLKRHFQDKHEQSDTLYVCEFCHRRYRTKNSLTTHKSLQHRGSSGMLKRLLKTSALHSALQPAPHHLFELGEHAPQLPPGLQ